Proteins encoded in a region of the Ruegeria sp. AD91A genome:
- a CDS encoding STAS domain-containing protein, with product MGLTSKTTGETQIITVHADRIDAAMAIQFKEDMRANTEDSAHRVVLDLSDVEFIDSSGLGAIVASMKQLGKDRRLDLAGLQPVVEKVFRLTRMDTVFRLFETLDDALSETDA from the coding sequence ATGGGGCTGACCAGCAAGACAACCGGCGAAACTCAGATCATCACCGTTCATGCCGACCGGATCGATGCTGCAATGGCCATTCAGTTCAAAGAAGACATGCGCGCCAATACCGAGGACAGCGCTCATCGCGTTGTTCTGGATCTGTCCGACGTCGAGTTCATTGACTCCAGCGGCCTGGGTGCAATCGTTGCCTCAATGAAACAGCTGGGGAAAGATCGGAGGCTTGATCTAGCCGGATTGCAGCCAGTGGTCGAAAAAGTCTTCCGCCTGACACGCATGGATACGGTTTTCAGGCTTTTTGAAACACTGGATGACGCGTTGTCAGAGACGGACGCCTGA
- a CDS encoding acetyl-CoA C-acyltransferase, with product MRDVVIAGAARTPMGGFQGMFEGVAAADLGGEAIRAALQQARVQSVDEVLMGCVLPAGQGQAPARQAGFAAGLGEEVPATTLNKMCGSGMKAAMMSFDQIALGHADTMVAGGMESMTNAPYLLPKMRGGARIGHGQVVDHMFLDGLEDAYDKGRLMGTFAEDCAEAYQFTREAQDEYALQSLSNALSAQESGAFDQEIAPVTVRTRKGEILLESDEQPKSARPEKIPTLKPAFRKDGTVTAANSSSISDGAAALVLASAEAAEAQGITVRARILGHASHAQAPGLFTTAPVPAAQKLLSRIGWGKDDVDLWEVNEAFAVVPMAFMHEMNLPRDKVNVNGGACALGHPIGASGARIIVTLLNALEKRNLKRGVAAICIGGGEGTAIAIERV from the coding sequence ATGAGAGACGTTGTTATAGCAGGGGCCGCCCGCACACCGATGGGCGGATTCCAGGGCATGTTTGAAGGTGTTGCTGCGGCTGACCTCGGGGGAGAAGCAATCCGCGCGGCATTGCAGCAGGCGAGGGTGCAGTCAGTTGACGAAGTGCTGATGGGTTGCGTTTTGCCTGCGGGACAAGGCCAGGCACCTGCCCGGCAGGCCGGATTCGCGGCGGGGCTGGGCGAAGAGGTTCCCGCCACCACGCTGAACAAAATGTGTGGTTCGGGGATGAAGGCCGCAATGATGTCCTTTGACCAAATTGCCTTGGGCCATGCAGATACGATGGTCGCGGGCGGCATGGAAAGCATGACCAACGCGCCGTATCTTCTTCCCAAGATGCGCGGCGGTGCCCGCATTGGCCACGGTCAGGTGGTTGATCACATGTTCCTTGACGGCCTTGAAGATGCCTATGACAAAGGCCGTCTGATGGGGACTTTCGCCGAAGATTGTGCCGAGGCGTACCAGTTCACCCGTGAAGCACAGGATGAATATGCGCTGCAATCTCTGTCCAACGCGCTGTCTGCGCAGGAAAGTGGTGCATTCGATCAGGAAATCGCGCCTGTTACGGTCCGGACGCGCAAGGGTGAAATTCTGCTGGAGTCAGATGAGCAGCCCAAATCTGCCCGCCCCGAGAAGATCCCGACGCTGAAGCCTGCGTTCCGCAAGGACGGTACGGTGACAGCTGCCAACTCGTCTTCAATTTCAGACGGCGCGGCGGCGCTGGTTCTTGCGTCGGCAGAAGCCGCCGAAGCGCAGGGCATAACGGTTCGGGCCCGGATTTTGGGTCATGCGAGTCATGCTCAGGCCCCCGGCCTTTTCACGACGGCTCCAGTCCCGGCGGCGCAGAAGCTCTTGTCGCGCATAGGTTGGGGCAAGGATGACGTCGACCTGTGGGAAGTGAACGAGGCCTTCGCGGTTGTCCCGATGGCTTTCATGCACGAGATGAACCTTCCGCGTGACAAGGTGAATGTGAATGGCGGCGCCTGTGCCCTGGGTCACCCTATCGGTGCCTCTGGTGCCCGCATCATCGTTACTTTGTTGAATGCGCTGGAAAAACGAAACCTAAAGCGGGGTGTCGCGGCGATCTGCATTGGCGGAGGTGAAGGCACGGCCATTGCCATTGAACGCGTTTGA
- a CDS encoding GAF domain-containing protein, which produces MTADYETLAKTIAALTEGETDQVALMATVACEVHHSDDRFDWTGFYRVTEPGILKIGPYQGGHGCLVIPFERGVCGAAARTGEAQLVPDVDAFPGHIACASSTRSELVLPVRDSSGTVIAVFDIDSDQPDAFTQQDAQNLESILTAVFAAC; this is translated from the coding sequence ATGACTGCCGATTACGAAACGCTTGCCAAGACCATCGCTGCCCTGACCGAAGGCGAAACGGATCAGGTTGCTCTCATGGCCACTGTCGCCTGCGAGGTTCACCATTCCGACGATCGTTTTGACTGGACCGGGTTTTATCGTGTCACCGAGCCGGGCATTCTGAAAATTGGCCCCTATCAGGGTGGGCATGGTTGTTTGGTTATCCCGTTCGAGCGGGGCGTCTGCGGTGCAGCCGCAAGAACGGGCGAAGCGCAACTGGTGCCGGATGTCGACGCGTTTCCGGGTCACATCGCTTGCGCCAGTTCAACCCGGTCCGAACTTGTTCTGCCGGTGCGGGACTCGTCGGGCACAGTGATTGCCGTTTTTGACATTGACAGCGACCAGCCGGATGCTTTCACGCAACAGGATGCGCAAAACCTGGAAAGCATTCTGACCGCGGTGTTTGCGGCGTGCTAA
- a CDS encoding helix-turn-helix domain-containing protein, giving the protein MNSQAPQSATLGADLRALRKARGLTLTEIATRLDRSVGWLSQVERDLSEPSISDLRQIAECLGVPMSMLFAHSAAPADEQGYVVRAGSRRPMGSGEEGLIEELLSPDLTDDFEMVHSTFEPNSRMQTPANRPTQEVGYMISGRLNLTIGSREFLVTPGDSFRIKHEPYQWANPYNEPAVAIWVIAPPVY; this is encoded by the coding sequence GTGAACAGCCAAGCCCCCCAAAGCGCGACACTAGGTGCAGACCTGCGGGCCTTGCGCAAGGCCCGAGGGTTGACCCTGACCGAGATTGCAACCCGGCTGGATCGCTCTGTCGGTTGGTTGAGCCAGGTTGAGCGTGACTTGTCAGAGCCTTCAATCTCGGATCTGCGCCAGATTGCCGAGTGCCTTGGCGTGCCCATGTCGATGCTGTTTGCGCATTCCGCTGCCCCCGCAGACGAACAGGGCTACGTTGTGCGTGCCGGGTCGCGTCGCCCGATGGGATCGGGCGAAGAAGGGCTGATTGAAGAGTTGCTGTCGCCTGATCTGACCGATGATTTCGAAATGGTACATTCCACTTTCGAGCCAAATTCACGGATGCAGACACCAGCCAACCGCCCGACGCAGGAAGTGGGCTACATGATCTCAGGCCGATTGAACCTGACGATCGGGTCGCGTGAATTCCTGGTGACTCCGGGTGACAGTTTTCGGATCAAACATGAACCTTATCAATGGGCTAACCCTTATAATGAACCTGCTGTGGCCATCTGGGTCATTGCTCCGCCGGTGTATTGA
- a CDS encoding LysE family translocator has product MSFEAWTIFALFWVVFVTTPGPNAVNCISNGMSLPFSKAMLGVLAILTQASMFLILSALGVTALIAASPTGFFMAKLVGAGLLIWLGVRGWMNATKPAPVLERPARHVYLHALAVATINPKSVAGYLAAFSQFVQPEVPIWQQMVVIMPTALIITTLSYTGFTVLGALMGKAALGAVFNIWVRRVMAACFIIYGVLLGTSTAPAARG; this is encoded by the coding sequence ATGTCGTTTGAGGCCTGGACCATATTCGCGCTTTTCTGGGTGGTATTCGTCACCACACCGGGGCCGAATGCAGTCAACTGCATCTCGAACGGGATGAGCCTGCCGTTTTCGAAGGCCATGCTGGGTGTACTGGCCATCCTGACACAGGCCAGCATGTTTTTGATCCTGTCCGCGCTGGGCGTCACTGCCCTGATTGCCGCTTCTCCGACCGGTTTCTTCATGGCCAAGCTGGTCGGCGCGGGCTTACTGATCTGGCTGGGCGTGCGGGGGTGGATGAACGCAACAAAGCCCGCACCGGTTTTGGAGCGCCCGGCCCGGCACGTTTATTTGCACGCGCTGGCAGTGGCCACGATCAACCCCAAAAGTGTCGCCGGATATCTCGCGGCGTTCTCGCAATTCGTTCAGCCCGAGGTTCCGATCTGGCAGCAGATGGTCGTGATCATGCCAACCGCGCTGATCATCACCACACTCAGCTATACCGGTTTCACCGTGTTGGGCGCCTTGATGGGCAAGGCGGCGCTGGGCGCGGTGTTCAATATCTGGGTGCGCCGGGTGATGGCGGCCTGTTTCATAATCTACGGCGTGTTGTTGGGAACCAGCACCGCTCCAGCGGCAAGGGGGTAG
- a CDS encoding GFA family protein, with the protein MHNGSCLCGSVAFTIDGELSPPSACHCGQCRKQSGHVWSSTWTHQDNLSFTASDTLAWFRASDTARRGFCRSCGSFLFWQHNDEDTISISMGALSEPTGLTLSKHIFVADKGDYYDITDDLPQRAQ; encoded by the coding sequence ATGCACAACGGGTCCTGCCTTTGCGGTTCAGTTGCTTTCACCATCGACGGAGAGCTGTCGCCGCCCTCGGCCTGCCATTGCGGTCAATGCCGCAAACAGTCCGGCCATGTTTGGTCTTCGACCTGGACGCATCAGGATAACCTCAGCTTCACCGCCAGCGATACACTTGCGTGGTTTCGCGCTTCGGACACCGCCCGTCGCGGTTTCTGCCGTTCATGCGGTTCATTCCTCTTCTGGCAGCACAATGACGAGGACACGATTTCGATTTCCATGGGTGCGCTCAGCGAGCCCACGGGTCTAACGCTCTCGAAGCATATCTTTGTCGCCGACAAGGGCGATTATTACGACATCACGGACGATCTGCCCCAACGGGCACAGTAA
- a CDS encoding FAD-dependent oxidoreductase — MSDFPTKARVVIIGGGVVGASSLFHLAKKGWTDCVLLEKNELTAGSTWHAAGNVPTFSNSWAIMNMQRYSTELYSRLGEEVDYPMNYHVSGSIRLAHSKERMQEFEHAMAMGRYQGIPMEMWTPEEAKERYPFLETHDLEGVLYDPTDGDIDPAQLTQALAKGARDMGQKIIRFCPANGVTQHDDGTWTVHTDKGDIDCDYVVNAAGYYAQRVGEWFKPFGGRTVPAMVMSHQYLLTDEVPEVEEWSKANGGKKLPLLRDVDVSYYLRQEKNGFNLGPYEPNCKGHWMTEDDPMPEDFSFQLWNDDLDRIEDIVTDAMERVPLMATSGVGRVINGPIPYAPDGLPLIGPMPGVKNAFEAHTFTFGIAQGGGAGKVLAEWIVDGATEWDMWAVDPRRYTDYTDQDYCNRKGMEVYGNEYAMHFPHHEWPAARDKKLSPVHDKVKALGGVMGAYNGWERANWFAKPGDDTSLDATHTWGRAGPWEQRIQEECEAVRDHCGVLDLPGFSRFMVKGEGAAEALRGLATGGLPKVGRMNLIYISDDRGRILTEMSCIRIGEDEFIMITAATAQWHDRDILMNAMPASVSIEDVTTTRDTLIVTGPKSREILSGMTDADLTLGWLTHQSATVAGQPVHLIRVSFAGELGWEVHALNEHMPAIYDAIIDAGAKPFGMYALNSLRIEKGYRAWKGDLSTDYSLLEGGLERFVKLDKPQDFPGKAAILNEKQQGVKKSFVTLTVDAGDCDAPYMSCIWQNGEIVGETTSGAWGYRVGKSIALGMIKAELANPGTELEVEIYGQKCRAVVQQDQPLWDPENERLRA, encoded by the coding sequence ATGAGTGATTTTCCGACAAAAGCCCGCGTGGTCATTATCGGTGGCGGTGTGGTGGGGGCGTCCTCGCTGTTTCATCTGGCCAAGAAGGGTTGGACCGATTGTGTCCTTCTGGAAAAGAACGAACTGACCGCGGGTTCGACTTGGCATGCGGCGGGCAACGTTCCGACCTTCTCGAATTCATGGGCAATCATGAATATGCAGCGGTATTCGACCGAGTTGTATTCGCGTCTGGGCGAAGAGGTCGATTATCCGATGAACTACCATGTTTCGGGCTCGATCCGTCTGGCGCACAGCAAAGAGCGGATGCAAGAGTTCGAACACGCAATGGCAATGGGCCGCTATCAAGGCATCCCGATGGAGATGTGGACCCCGGAAGAAGCTAAAGAGCGCTATCCATTCCTGGAAACGCACGATCTTGAAGGCGTACTGTACGACCCGACAGATGGCGACATTGATCCGGCGCAGCTGACACAGGCGCTGGCCAAGGGGGCCCGGGACATGGGCCAGAAGATCATCCGGTTTTGCCCGGCAAATGGCGTAACTCAGCACGACGATGGCACCTGGACCGTCCACACGGACAAGGGCGATATCGATTGTGATTATGTGGTGAATGCTGCCGGATACTATGCGCAACGCGTCGGCGAGTGGTTCAAACCCTTCGGCGGCCGCACTGTCCCCGCAATGGTCATGAGCCACCAGTATCTGCTGACGGACGAAGTGCCGGAAGTTGAAGAATGGTCCAAGGCGAACGGCGGCAAGAAGCTGCCGCTGCTGCGCGATGTAGACGTCTCGTACTACCTGCGGCAGGAGAAGAACGGCTTCAATCTTGGTCCTTACGAGCCTAACTGTAAGGGCCATTGGATGACCGAAGATGACCCTATGCCCGAGGATTTCAGTTTCCAGCTGTGGAATGACGATCTGGACCGCATCGAGGACATCGTCACTGACGCGATGGAGCGGGTGCCGCTGATGGCAACCTCGGGTGTTGGACGTGTCATCAACGGACCGATTCCCTACGCGCCGGACGGCTTGCCGCTGATTGGCCCGATGCCCGGCGTCAAGAATGCGTTCGAGGCGCACACCTTTACCTTTGGCATCGCGCAAGGCGGCGGGGCAGGCAAGGTGCTGGCCGAGTGGATCGTTGATGGTGCGACCGAGTGGGACATGTGGGCGGTCGATCCGCGTCGCTATACCGATTACACGGATCAGGATTACTGCAACCGTAAGGGTATGGAAGTGTACGGCAACGAATACGCCATGCACTTCCCCCATCACGAATGGCCCGCTGCGCGCGACAAGAAACTGTCGCCAGTGCATGACAAGGTCAAAGCGCTGGGCGGCGTGATGGGTGCCTATAACGGATGGGAGCGGGCCAACTGGTTCGCGAAGCCGGGTGATGACACGTCGCTTGATGCAACCCATACCTGGGGTCGGGCCGGCCCGTGGGAGCAGCGGATCCAAGAAGAATGCGAGGCCGTGCGAGACCATTGTGGCGTACTAGATCTGCCAGGCTTCTCGCGCTTCATGGTCAAGGGAGAGGGCGCCGCTGAGGCGCTGCGCGGCCTCGCAACCGGTGGGTTGCCAAAGGTCGGCCGGATGAACCTCATCTATATCTCTGATGACCGTGGTCGCATTTTGACCGAGATGTCCTGTATCCGTATAGGTGAGGATGAGTTCATCATGATCACCGCCGCAACTGCACAGTGGCATGATCGGGACATCCTGATGAACGCGATGCCTGCGAGTGTTTCGATTGAAGACGTTACCACGACACGGGATACACTGATCGTCACTGGTCCGAAGTCGCGCGAGATCCTCTCGGGTATGACAGATGCTGATCTGACCTTGGGTTGGTTAACCCATCAGTCTGCTACCGTTGCAGGCCAGCCTGTTCATCTTATCCGCGTCTCCTTCGCCGGTGAGTTGGGATGGGAAGTGCACGCTTTGAACGAGCATATGCCTGCGATCTACGATGCGATCATCGACGCCGGTGCCAAGCCGTTCGGGATGTACGCGCTGAACTCGCTGCGCATCGAAAAAGGCTATCGCGCGTGGAAAGGCGATTTGTCGACCGACTACTCGCTGCTGGAAGGCGGCCTGGAGCGATTTGTCAAACTGGACAAACCACAGGACTTCCCCGGAAAGGCAGCGATCCTGAACGAAAAGCAGCAGGGCGTTAAAAAGTCGTTCGTCACCCTGACTGTCGATGCGGGTGATTGCGATGCGCCTTACATGTCCTGTATCTGGCAGAACGGTGAGATCGTCGGCGAAACCACGTCCGGCGCATGGGGTTACCGCGTCGGCAAGTCCATCGCGCTGGGCATGATCAAGGCCGAGCTTGCAAACCCCGGAACCGAGCTCGAGGTGGAAATCTACGGCCAGAAGTGCCGTGCTGTGGTACAGCAGGACCAACCGCTTTGGGATCCCGAGAACGAGCGGTTGCGCGCTTAA
- a CDS encoding alcohol dehydrogenase family protein → MTTPKTMSGVYLTGHGGPEVLEWRDDIPVPEPGAGQILVRVAAAGVNNTDINTRVGWYSSDVTGATDAVDQDVEAGGWGGALHFPRIQGGDLCGIVEAVGVGAGFEQGQRVTCPINIPRPRPGNPQGFIALGSEIDGAFAQYCLVEADDLYDVSASPLTDVEIAAIPCAFGTAENLLTRAGVTAGQKVLITGASGGVGLAAVQLAALRGASVWGVTSEAKAEIVKSQGAENTFDRNDPLPQDMFDVVIDVVGGPVWPSLILSLKPSGHYAVSGAIAGPIVEADLRDIYLRDITIQGCTHQAPEVFARLVELVNTGRIMPLVSRTYPLKDIGIAQADFQSKTLPGKLVLVP, encoded by the coding sequence ATGACGACCCCGAAAACCATGTCGGGCGTCTACCTGACCGGCCACGGCGGACCCGAGGTTCTGGAATGGCGTGATGATATCCCCGTTCCTGAACCCGGGGCAGGGCAAATTCTTGTCCGTGTCGCCGCTGCGGGAGTGAACAACACGGATATCAACACGCGGGTCGGTTGGTACTCATCGGATGTCACCGGTGCAACGGATGCCGTTGATCAGGACGTTGAAGCCGGTGGTTGGGGCGGTGCATTGCACTTTCCCCGCATTCAGGGTGGTGACCTGTGCGGCATTGTTGAGGCGGTTGGTGTCGGGGCAGGTTTCGAACAAGGCCAGCGCGTGACATGTCCGATAAACATTCCGCGCCCACGCCCTGGAAACCCGCAGGGCTTCATTGCGCTTGGTTCCGAGATCGACGGGGCTTTTGCCCAATACTGCCTTGTTGAAGCGGATGATCTTTATGATGTTAGCGCTTCGCCCCTTACGGACGTGGAAATCGCAGCCATTCCTTGCGCCTTTGGCACGGCCGAAAATCTATTGACCCGTGCGGGTGTTACCGCAGGACAAAAGGTTTTGATCACCGGCGCTTCAGGAGGCGTAGGTCTGGCGGCGGTGCAACTCGCCGCACTGCGCGGGGCGTCGGTTTGGGGTGTGACAAGTGAGGCCAAAGCAGAAATCGTGAAGTCTCAAGGGGCAGAGAACACGTTTGACCGGAACGACCCGCTGCCGCAAGATATGTTCGATGTGGTGATCGACGTTGTGGGTGGCCCCGTATGGCCATCGCTGATCCTTTCCCTGAAACCCAGCGGGCACTACGCCGTTTCGGGGGCAATAGCTGGCCCGATTGTTGAAGCTGATCTGCGCGACATCTACCTGCGCGACATAACCATACAAGGGTGTACGCATCAGGCACCCGAAGTCTTTGCCCGTCTTGTGGAACTGGTGAATACCGGACGGATCATGCCGCTGGTTTCCCGGACCTATCCGCTGAAGGATATTGGCATTGCACAGGCCGACTTTCAGTCAAAGACTCTTCCGGGAAAACTGGTATTGGTGCCCTGA
- a CDS encoding homocysteine S-methyltransferase family protein: MADITLLDGSIGQELVKRSGDRATPLWSTRVMIDHPDLVGEVHRDYFRRGATVATTNTYAVHRSRLVRVGMEDHMPTLIDTALTQAERARTETEGRIAGALGPLLASYRPDLNPDPADAAEKFAELVTMMAARVDLFLIETVSSIQEAEGALRGTAGCGKPVWLSLSVNDDDGGFLRSGEPLADIAPLVKEFSPDAVLINCSRPEAIPAALEVLSGMNRPFGAYANGFTHISDGFLQDAPTVDALQERHDLSPKAYTDQAMRWVDQGATIVGGCCEIGPDHIEELANRLRAAGHNIV; this comes from the coding sequence ATGGCAGATATCACCCTTTTGGACGGCTCTATCGGGCAGGAACTGGTAAAACGCAGTGGCGACCGGGCGACACCTCTGTGGTCGACGCGCGTGATGATCGATCACCCCGATTTGGTCGGAGAAGTGCACCGCGACTATTTCCGTCGGGGTGCGACGGTCGCGACAACCAATACTTATGCCGTGCATCGCTCTCGTCTGGTGCGGGTGGGGATGGAAGATCACATGCCCACCCTGATCGACACTGCCCTGACACAGGCCGAACGTGCCCGCACGGAAACCGAGGGGCGGATCGCGGGTGCATTGGGGCCGTTGCTGGCATCATATCGACCCGATCTTAACCCGGACCCGGCAGACGCGGCTGAAAAGTTCGCCGAGCTTGTGACCATGATGGCCGCTCGGGTCGATCTGTTTCTGATCGAGACCGTGTCTTCGATACAGGAAGCCGAGGGCGCACTGCGAGGCACGGCCGGATGCGGAAAACCGGTTTGGCTGTCCCTTTCGGTCAATGATGACGATGGCGGCTTTCTCAGGTCCGGCGAACCATTGGCGGACATTGCTCCGCTGGTGAAAGAGTTTTCGCCTGATGCCGTGTTGATCAACTGTTCCCGCCCCGAGGCGATCCCGGCGGCGCTGGAGGTTCTGTCCGGCATGAATCGGCCTTTTGGGGCCTACGCCAATGGATTTACGCATATTTCAGATGGCTTCCTTCAGGACGCGCCGACCGTGGATGCCCTGCAAGAGCGCCATGACCTCAGCCCCAAGGCTTATACGGACCAGGCGATGCGGTGGGTCGATCAGGGGGCAACGATTGTGGGTGGGTGCTGCGAAATCGGACCGGATCATATCGAAGAACTGGCGAACCGGTTGCGGGCCGCCGGTCATAACATCGTCTGA
- a CDS encoding GlxA family transcriptional regulator, whose amino-acid sequence MAAKPTSAAPNQAIRHFDILVAPGFVLLELASLVEVLRLANRVCPSPPFTFTYRSLKGGPIASSSDAVVQTEAVPSLPKADYLFVIGNSDPDHPDLSLGRVVSDYTFRDAKVFLLAEAASRYIDEQGTDDLATHWENASFLRERGARFEAKLSIATQQGAVVTCAGMEATTDIALAVIGRHISGPAKMTVADIMLHENIRDFASMQPFSGAKLTATGDSKLDQCIKLMQANIEDPLPINQIVESLHLSNRSLERKFKTFFGTTPNGFYREMRLAKANNLLLNTTMSVREIGLACGFPNGFSSVYKSFFGVTPFVVRREKRAATHR is encoded by the coding sequence ATGGCGGCAAAACCAACTTCGGCAGCACCAAATCAGGCCATCCGGCATTTCGACATCCTTGTCGCGCCGGGCTTCGTGTTGTTGGAGCTGGCTTCGTTGGTTGAGGTGTTGAGGCTGGCCAACCGTGTATGCCCAAGCCCTCCGTTCACCTTCACCTATCGCTCGCTCAAAGGTGGCCCGATTGCCAGCAGCAGTGACGCTGTGGTTCAAACAGAAGCGGTGCCGTCACTGCCTAAGGCGGACTACCTGTTCGTAATCGGCAACTCAGATCCGGATCACCCGGATTTGTCGTTGGGACGGGTGGTGTCGGACTATACCTTCCGGGACGCCAAGGTGTTCCTGCTGGCCGAAGCCGCCAGCCGCTATATCGACGAACAGGGTACAGACGACTTGGCAACCCATTGGGAGAACGCATCGTTCCTGCGGGAACGCGGAGCCCGGTTCGAAGCCAAACTGTCGATCGCAACCCAACAGGGCGCAGTGGTGACATGTGCCGGGATGGAGGCCACAACCGATATCGCCCTGGCAGTGATCGGACGTCATATCTCGGGACCTGCAAAGATGACCGTGGCCGACATCATGTTGCATGAGAACATCCGTGATTTCGCCTCGATGCAGCCATTCTCAGGCGCCAAGTTGACCGCGACGGGAGATTCGAAGCTGGATCAGTGCATAAAGCTCATGCAGGCCAATATCGAAGACCCCCTGCCGATCAATCAGATTGTCGAGTCGCTGCACCTGTCGAACCGGTCCCTTGAGCGTAAGTTCAAAACCTTTTTTGGAACCACTCCCAACGGTTTCTACCGGGAAATGCGACTGGCCAAGGCAAATAACCTATTGCTGAACACCACGATGAGCGTTCGCGAAATTGGATTGGCATGTGGTTTTCCGAACGGTTTTTCGTCCGTCTACAAAAGCTTCTTTGGGGTCACGCCCTTTGTCGTGCGCCGGGAAAAGCGCGCGGCGACACATCGGTGA